One part of the Cetobacterium somerae ATCC BAA-474 genome encodes these proteins:
- the cbiG gene encoding cobalt-precorrin 5A hydrolase, producing MKLAVWTVTRGAGLNGVEIKNKIEGIDVFTLSKFKIDNSIQMENFTEELNEAFNKYDGHIFIMATGIVIRKIASLIKSKDVDPAVVVIDEGMNFVISLLSGHLGGANDLTQNLHEIFGLVPIITTSSDVTGKIAVDTLSQKLKCNLKSLEAAKKVTSLIVDGKNVELSLPKNICNENPEGVMVISNKENLEVVHLYPENLVIGIGSRRGIEKEKVYEFLIETLEKHNLSLKSIKHFATVDLKADEKGIVETAKELGKELKIVSREEILTVEDMFHGSEFVKKEIGVKAVSEPCAYLTSSKDGKFIEIKAKKDGMTISIYEERFIYEKR from the coding sequence ATGAAATTAGCAGTTTGGACTGTAACAAGAGGAGCAGGTCTAAATGGAGTGGAGATTAAAAATAAAATTGAAGGGATAGATGTATTTACTCTTTCAAAATTTAAAATAGATAATAGCATTCAAATGGAAAACTTTACTGAAGAATTAAACGAAGCTTTCAATAAATACGATGGACATATTTTTATAATGGCAACAGGAATTGTTATTCGTAAAATTGCATCTTTAATAAAATCTAAAGATGTTGATCCAGCAGTAGTTGTAATAGACGAAGGAATGAATTTTGTAATTTCTCTTCTCTCTGGACATCTAGGAGGAGCAAATGATTTGACTCAAAATCTTCATGAAATATTTGGATTAGTTCCAATCATAACAACTAGTTCAGATGTGACGGGAAAAATTGCAGTGGATACTTTGTCTCAGAAATTAAAGTGTAATTTAAAATCATTAGAAGCAGCTAAAAAGGTTACATCATTGATAGTAGATGGAAAAAATGTTGAATTAAGTCTTCCTAAAAATATATGCAATGAAAATCCAGAAGGTGTTATGGTTATTTCTAATAAAGAAAATTTAGAAGTTGTACATTTATATCCTGAAAATTTAGTTATAGGAATAGGTTCAAGAAGAGGAATTGAAAAAGAAAAAGTTTATGAATTTTTAATAGAAACATTAGAAAAACATAATCTTTCACTTAAAAGCATAAAGCATTTTGCAACAGTAGATTTAAAAGCAGATGAAAAAGGAATTGTTGAAACTGCTAAAGAGCTTGGAAAAGAGTTGAAAATTGTTAGTAGAGAAGAGATATTAACAGTAGAAGATATGTTTCATGGATCTGAATTTGTAAAAAAAGAGATAGGCGTAAAAGCTGTTTCAGAGCCATGTGCATATTTAACATCAAGTAAAGATGGGAAATTTATAGAGATAAAAGCAAAAAAAGATGGAATGACAATTTCCATTTATGAGGAGAGATTTATTTATGAAAAAAGGTAA